A window of the Besnoitia besnoiti strain Bb-Ger1 chromosome VI, whole genome shotgun sequence genome harbors these coding sequences:
- a CDS encoding hypothetical protein (encoded by transcript BESB_068360) has translation MAVSDLVFRCWRYWAWLRCSTAQTRPRACSVFSAPFSVRGASPALAGDRRGCLQSLHHRGGAGWSPEGPQRGALATRQRMQELKELDLLQRQEKLQRRLVALQEEQRQREQETAQDGASHSEDAVALLNGLSSAPGDPSKASDAEKQSQQLGAAAIRTSGGVGGGRGPDPEPLGGAREFQKKLSYRGGGNAGRRVTVEISSDRFPLQNDALQEKAHDRDFSFGDLLPLPNSFLSGSGEDGQCPPAGDESLQPLSGCGARSRSLEVYGDKENRAPRDNGRHGYTSTQFPCFVDSVDSALPSFLSKPGDPSLFLSSSLGSSGLCASFGNSPVAVSASAGPLRHPVDSDVPRPQQTPDAAACASVFSSLAHSRKTRAPTLLQCEWAAAASLPLSPLPLARPGEACFQVSEASGCAVRRSLSWRQYPVDADERATPADKSQRRTKSVLPASRNSGAVVFELSARAIDETPQSAGAIQQPISYILPSGRSRDICPPHKHLAQQLKLRERKQQERLQRLERQQRREEEARKRTTQASGKTQKAEQGATLRGQSRQPPRTDARGSPSEQTPSPAHAKTLRFSGQGPASKTRGAEARAAPPALSLFVPTTAKASTQKAKGLHSSDIRCSTEPVGPSSRSTDLGGATVRTQPVKVRVRTREGQLAHPYSAGPANAAERESGVNVAEKRAARAALTRVAGDASPQALRRKRDERGGRGGNLSLPSDSAAPSDAVEPRRRECHAPVPSRRADYRSAALVGYEPPREGLRPARGGDPVHSKGSGADPRSAPSSLKTSVAPVKPCSVPLRREGQGELRGRDTLIVCGEGLLGSRRKRDGDSLSCGGRQDTDACEARGHLQYQPEEEDDKKLRRLVRMLRARLLETEEMEAEGHSPESAGGQGRARLRRAEGQAKQPGRKGEHWEGRVGGKEDDEGLGGEARKDPRRDSLAGRQSPRASCPRVTHASLTSRKKGERVRSEQGAERGLFSNRLQDEDASVEDSRSRTSAESDSGWSIVRRLRRILQVEEERRRKGKPDLTARGRGQRTRRRPPSAGRAATSESDTAARVVRHRAAKSETRRSRKRGFRPNKHQSLSPANWGGLSTRRRQQWTESASPSTSGSFSSFRESASLLSSAGPSSASASSLFSPSSLSPGQQAALGNAASLASSTSSASAPSLITKWLHYSATLLQSQALADSKPQSPSAQLESPSCLKSRRRRRQEESETGSTLHPRRNREKSSPICTRRSEDESEEDSRDRAGRRRESLSSSSFPSRSPRLRLGGADVSSARATGTARRSGRKGRSRETKKRYNPLTEDPVDVVRRIKKRLGLPVSSESSRQSSPDRASLVGASPCSDEKRRLQPRKQRLEGQATTLADATDGSGSPWPGRRREPSLRAPDHDSPAFVAASVDTPQPRGAQVSRDARGAEVGLAWSEEESGRVRPPPRAHPAATRAISPEKGEEREGFDAYLKANEDGASHSRAWNPLSSLSLSISSSSRSCSPSKNRVAAASGVTQPAAGCQDRGRGDPRDLVRLSDSGDLRLSLSAEPVLAEQRRGGCKQERAPGAGVEIDVTLVRLQERPPRADARDRRSKTPETREPCESLRLAEQLQTGPNAETAHQAVQRRSSQLLSSFVSEDSHLEEEPGSAARHKPTASSRNTRDSTPVLAGGTHQEAYEPGEVPQPAPRATFKGTPDVEIHADGTFHLSTLRGRDDPQGPLRVSALLRSLSNASEVLAESGGETSGERGSLPTQQTEAGGASSGGRRVFLCAHRATRQLDGGDEAADTRAPLAHVGMHGESEKRPDMPRELRTPDNDVVLAPERPRKQLDAVSHEEEETKSLKHAGINGGASDRRTVSLSPVNSCRGETALSGATSAHKSVADGEGAERHDAEPQSQPSPRSGAYLFSEFPHADDRFEEVRPCEDRELGQTLSAQLADIQQLQSLLEEAAALEGPAPHLPRFVDGGSPAGPTAGKFEGEQTIKNDDGNHVSIDDCPPKSANLERLAQVAACRAQGQALSLKGSAQDAGAVLDDRVTAGSEGREGDILTESAMGSGDQRSRYAEGGPGERSQPAREERAERQNEARRRSEAAPRTESSQHQIERAPGRATCGKRATESQADDLLSLSRSGASLGGMLAALCHGTSEYCEGASDRPASAHAAHVLGCETLAPLAAETAWLSLSPEEGKGLGQEEMIVNQASGINADLPSGSTGSRGLRSKGPKGLPVRESEELDARARPPRADSANLRAAAAHNDQPEKGSRDRVSGAEDGGSLATRHASVDCEETPGAVQATQSRNLVPTRAEDCKDEDSSGKRAEGDEKTEMRPQEGFNNETQTQISPPKSLLPMLTNLLQTQQPLLQRLLEQLQDSKGLPGDSERGDKELPSVSAPLAARASGQGLHKPPTVLDRESKFPSTAHADTCGETRAAQGSGAHAAAGPSENASALPQGVPSLADMQGHSAAASLTAEWSCAVAAPREEGGLPAAQGRRRPAERQEGHQLSAAHSAESARVSGQDRREDYTEAEAVLTQKQQEDRAEAPPRVHPAPAGTAQDEQLMDVPDEGIRENVDRLNTSELEGERRGPEGLFRGKIEDGQLPGGGTLPEEGRPEGQERLQLRDRLRAPKELVELGWLIASFSEIQHTLQNDSTKGPKSARVPETGFTEWEDMLSKQRSLFLEIIARQPLSVLGSLPPPEMTDERKALAQEGDWSCGGSDKPRHSRRSAVAPREAEHSSRGREGCRTSGDVFFGRGRATVGAWLDRRGTESDDSDSVCCLPSTRKDSEEERGLMEVLSLEKRSRSGHRRRRYPMSRGADVHDREETNEHRWLNWGGAEAYLEQRRRLHEIVQRELGSEED, from the exons ATGGCCGTCTCCGACCTTGTCTTCCGATGCTGGAGATACTGGGCGTGGCTCCGCTGCTCGACTGCCCAGACTCGCCCGCGGGCTTGCTCAGTTTTCTCCGCTCCTTTCTCCGtacgcggcgcctcgcccgcacTCGCTGGTGACCGTCGCGGGTGTCTCCAGTCTCTCCACCATCGCGGGGGGGCCGGCTGGAGCCCGGAAGGCCCCCAGCGCGGTGCCTTGGCGACTCGACAGAGAATGCAGGAGCTGAAGGAGCTCGacctgctgcagaggcaggagAAGCTCCAGCGGCGCTTGGTGGCCCTGCAAGAggagcagcgacagcgagagcaAGAAACGGCGCAAGATGGAGCTTCACATTCCGAAGACGCTGTAGCGCTGCTGAACGGGCTAAGCAGCGCTCCAGGGGACCCCTCGAAAGCGAGCGATGCTGAGAAACAGAGCCAACAGCTCGGGGCAGCAGCGATCCGCACATCTGGTGGGGTAGGGGGGGGACGAGGCCCAGACCCCGAGCCCCTTGGCGGCGCCCGGGAGTTTCAGAAGAAGCTCTCGTatcgaggaggagggaacGCTGGACGAAGAGTGACAGTCGAAATTTCTAGCGATCGTTTCCCGCTGCAGAACGACGCGTTGCAGGAGAAGGCCCACGATCGAGACTTCTCCTTCGGAGACCTCCTGCCTCTGCCGAACTCGTTCCTGTCGGGCTCGGGAGAAGACGGACAGTGCCCCCCAGCGGGCGATGAgagcctgcagccgctctcCGGTTGCGGGGCGAGGAGTCGTTCTCTCGAGGTCTACGGCGACAAAGAGAATCGCGCGCCAAGAGACAATGGGAGGCATGG gtACACTTCGACGCAGTTTCCCTGCTTCGTGGATTCCGTGGACTCTGCCTTGCCGTCGTTTCTCTCCAAGCCCGGCGACCCCTCTctgtttctttcttcttccctcgGCTCCTCAGGCCTTTGCGCCTCCTTTGGAAACTCTCCAGTTGCTGTGTCGGCGTCAGCGGGTCCCCTCCGCCATCCGGTCGATTCGGATGTCCCCAGGCCCCAACAGACACCGgatgccgccgcctgcgcgtccgtTTTTTCTTCCCTTGCGCactcgaggaagacgcgcgcgcctacTCTGCTTCAGTGTGAgtgggctgcggcggcgtcgctgcctctctcgcccctTCCTCTTGCTAGGCCCGGAGAGGCCTGCTTCCAGGTCAGCGAAGCGTCTGGATGTGCGGTGCGAAGAAGTCTGAGTTGGCGACAGTACCCGGTAGACGCCGACGAGAGAGCTACCCCCGCAGACAAGAGCcagagaaggacgaagagcGTGCTGCCCGCGTCCAGAAACTCGGGGGCCGTGGTTTTTGAGCTGAGTGCGCGGGCCATCGACGAAACCCCACAGAGCGCGGGCGCCATTCAGCAGCCAATCAGCTACATTCTCCCTTCCGGGCGGTCGCGCGACATCTGCCCGCCTCACAAACACTTGGCGCAACAACTGAAGCTccgcgagaggaagcagcaggAACGCTTGCAGCGACTCGAGCGGCAGCaacggagagaggaagaagcgcgaaaGCGGACGACTCAGGCGAGCGGGAAGACCCAGAAAGCCGAGCAGGGAGCTACGCTTCGCGGGCAATCGAGACAGCCTCCGCGaacggacgcgcgcggaagtcCCTCTGAGCAGACGCCATCCCCCGCGCACGCGAAGACGCTTCGCTTCAGTGGCCAGGGACCGGCTTCCAAGACCAGAGGAGCcgaagcgcgggcggcgccgcccgccctctccctcttcgtaCCAACGACTGCCAAGGCGTCTACGCAAAAGGCCAAGGGGCTACACTCGAGTGATATACGCTGCTCGACAGAACCAGTTGGGCCTTCGTCACGGTCTACCGATCTCGGTGGAGCGACTGTGAGGACACAGCCGGTGAAAGTGCGCGTGCGCACTCGAGAAGGGCAGCTGGCTCACCCGTACTCAGCAGGGCCAGCCAACGCAGCGGAGCGAGAGTCTGGCGTGAACGTCGCTGagaagcgcgccgcgagggctgcCCTGACCCGagtcgcgggcgacgcctcgccgcaggcgttGCGGAGAAAACGTGATGAacgggggggcagggggggcaACCTCAGTTTACCTTCCGACTCCGCTGCTCCGTCTGATGCGGTGGAGCCCAGACGCCGAGAATGCCATGCCCCCGTGCCGTCTCGTAGAGCGGACTACCGGTCCGCAGCATTGGTGGGTTACGAGCCCCCGCGCGAGGGGTTGAGGCCCGCGAGGGGAGGAGACCCCGTACACTCCAAAGGGAGTGGAGCCGAcccgcgctccgcgccgtcctcaCTCAAAACGTCTGTCGCACCGGTAAAGCCTTGCTCTGTGCCTCTGCGACGAGAAGGTCAGGGAGAGTTGAGGGGGCGAGACACGCTGATTGTGTGCGGCGAGGGTCTTCTGGGAAGCAGGCGGAAGCGTGACGGAGACAGCCTGAGTTGCGGGGGCAGACAGGACACggacgcctgcgaggcgcgaggacaTCTGCAGTATCAaccagaagaggaggacgacaaAAAACTGCGGCGGCTTGTTCGCatgctccgcgcgcggcttcttgAGACAGAGGAGATGGAAGCTGAAGGCCACAGCCCGGAGTCTGCGGGAGGACAAGGCagagcgcgcctgcgtcgtgcAGAGGGccaggcgaagcagccggGGAGAAAGGGCGAACACTGGGAAGGTCGGGTGGGCgggaaagaagacgacgagggactcggcggagaggcacGGAAGGACCCTCGGCGAGATTCGCTGGCTGGCCGGCAGAGCCCGCGAGCGTCGTGCCCGAGGGTGACGCATGCTTCGTTGACAAGCCGgaaaaagggagagagagtgcGATCCGAACAAGGGGCAGAACGAGGATTATTTTCAAACCGTCTCCaagatgaagacgcaagtgTGGAGGACAGCAGATCCCGAACAAGTGCCGAAAGTGATAGTGGCTGGAGCATTGTGAGGCGGCTTCGGCGGATTCTGCAAGTagaagaagagcgaagaagaaaaggaaagcCTGACTTGACAGCTCGAGGACGAGGGCAAcggacgcggcgaaggccgccgagtGCAGGGAGGGCCGCAACGTCTGAGAGCGACACCGCCGCCAGAGTCGTGCGGCACCGGGCTGCGAAGAGTGAGACGCGACGCTCAAGGAAACGTGGATTTCGTCCCAACAAACACCAG AGTTTGAGCCCAGCAAACTGGGGCGGGctctcgacgcggcgccggcagcaatGGACTGAgtccgcttcgccttcgacATCGGGGAGCTTCAGCAGTTTTCGAGAGTCGGCGTCTTTGCTCTCGTCTGCGGgtccctcctctgcgtcggcgtcttctctcttttctccctcgtctctgtctccaggCCAGCAAGCCGCGCTGGGGAATGCAGCGAGTCTGGCGAGCAGCACCagcagcgcgtctgcgccgtcgctcatCACCAAGTGGCTCCATTACTCGGCGACCCTTCTCCAGAGTCAGGCACTCGCCGACAGCAAACCGCAATCTCCCTCCGCTCAGCTGGAATCGCCGTCCTGTCTGAAGAGccgacgccgaaggcgccaAGAAGAAAGTGAGACAGGTTCTACTCTGCATCCGCGCCGCAATCGTGAGAAGAGCAGTCCAATCTGCACGCGCCGAAGTGAGGACGAAAGTGAGGAAGATTCTCGAGaccgcgcagggcggaggcgcgagtccctctcttcgtcttcgttccCTTCCCGATCTCCCAGGCTacggctcggcggcgccgacgtctCCAGCGCTAGGGCGACCGGGACGGCGCGGAGATCGGGGAGAAAAGGCCGGTCAAgggaaacgaagaagagatACAATCCCCTCACGGAGGACCCTGTAGACGTTGTCCGCCGCATAAAGAAGCGCCTGGGTCTTCCTGTGTCTTCTGAGTCCTCGCGCCAGTCGTCGCCCGATCGAGCGTCCCTGGTCGGTGCCTCTCCCTGCTCGGACGAAAAGAGACGCTTGCAGCCTAGGAAGCAGCGCTTGGAGGGACAGGCCACAACCCTAGCCGATGCGACAGATGGTTCTGGCAGCCCGTGGCcaggacggaggcgagaaccctcgctccgcgcgcctgaCCACGACTCGcctgccttcgtcgccgcgtcggtcgacacgccgcagccgcgtggAGCACAGGTTAGTCGAGACGCTCGCGGAGCTGAGGTGGGACTCGCCTGGAGCGAGGAAGAGTCAGGAAGGGTGCGGCCTCCCCCGCGGGCACACCCCGCCGCGACACGTGCAATTTCCCCAGAgaagggcgaagagagggaAGGATTCGATGCCTATTTGAAGGCGAATGAGGATGGAGCGAGCCATTCCCGCGCCTGGAACCCGCTCTCgagcctctcgctctccatttcatcctcgtctcgctcgtGTTCGCCGTCGAAAAaccgcgtcgcagccgcctcaGGGGTCACACAACCTGCCGCCGGCTGCCAGGACCGAGGCCGCGGGGATCCGCGCGACCTCGTGCGGCTCTCAGACTCAGGCGACCTCCGTCTGTCTCTTTCCGCCGAGCCCGTCCTGGCGgagcagagacgcggaggtTGCAAGCAGGAGCGAGCCCCGGGGGCTGGAGTTGAGATCGATGTCACGCTCGTGCGCCTCCAGGAGCGTCCGCCAAGAGCGGATGCACGGGACAGGCGCTCGAAGACACCAGAGACCCGCGAGCCCTGCGAGAGCTTGCGTCTCGCCGAGCAGCTGCAAACGGGGCCAAACGCGGAAACGGCACATCAGGCCGTGCAGCGACGGTCTTCACAgctcctctcctccttcgtctccgaAGATTCGCATCTCGAGGAAGAGCCAGgctccgcagcgaggcacAAACCGACCGCGTCCAGCCGAAACACTCGTGACTCCACACCGGTCCTAGCCGGAGGGACGCATCAGGAAGCATACGAACCCGGCGAGGTGCCCCAGCCAGCTCCAAGAGCGACTTTCAAAGGAACACCCGATGTGGAGATCCACGCCGACGGCACATTCCACCTCTCGACTCTCCGCGGCCGTGACGACCCCCAGGGGCCTCTCCGTGTCTCTGCCCTCCTCCGGTCTCTCTCCAACGCGTCTGAGGTTCTCGCAGAATCCGGAGGAGAGACctctggcgagcgcgggTCTCTGCCGACTCAGCAGACCGAGGCAGGCGGTGCGTCTTCtggcggtcgccgcgtcttcctctgcgcacACCGCGCCACGAGACAGCTCGAtggaggagacgaagcagccgATACGCGGGCGCCTTTGGCGCATGTGGGAATGCAcggggagagcgagaagaggcccGACATGCCGAGAGAGCTGCGAACACCTGATAACGATGTGGTACTTGCGCCGGAAAGACCTAGGAAGCAGCTTGACGCAGTGTCacacgaggaggaagaaacgaagaGTTTGAAGCACGCGGGAATCAATGGCGGGGCTTCAGATAGGCGAaccgtctctctgtctcctgttAACTCGTGTCGAGGTGAGACCGCGTTGAGCGGAGCGACGTCTGCGCACAAAAGCGttgcagacggcgagggggCTGAGCGACAcgacgcagagccgcagTCGCAACCTTCCCCAAGGTCCGGCGCCTATCTGTTCTCGGAGTTCCCGCATGCCGACGACAGATTCGAGGAGGTGCGACCATGTGAAGACAGAGAGCTGGGGCAGACCCTAtcggcgcagctcgcggacATTCAGCAGCTTCAGAGTCTCttggaggaggccgcggcactcgaagggcctgcgccgcatcTTCCGCGCTTCGTCGACGGCGGGTCGCCGGCAGGGCCTACGGCTGGGAAGTTCGAGGGCGAGCAAACCATTAAAAACGACGATGGAAATCATGTGTCTATTGATGATTGCCCGCCGAAATCGGCTAATCTTGAGAGACTCGCGCAAGTCGCTGCGTGCCGCGCACAAGGACAGGCGCTTTCTTTGAAAGGCTCCGCACAAGACGCGGGTGCTGTACTAGACGACAGAGTGACGGCGGGCTCAGAGGGACGGGAAGGAGATATTCTGACGGAAAGCGCGATGGGAAGCGGAGATCAACGATCGCGATATGCAGAGGGAGGACCGGGAGAGCGAAGTCAaccggcgagagaggaacgcGCCGAAAGGCAGAAcgaagcgagaaggcggagcgaggccgcgccgcgaacaGAAAGTTCACAGCACCAAATCGAACGAGCCCCGGGGAGGGCAACCTGTGGGAAGCGCGCGACAGAAAGCCAAGCCGACGATCTTCTATCTCTTTCCCGATCTGGCGCATCTTTGGGTGGGATGCTCGCTGCTCTCTGTCATGGCACCAGTGAATACTGCGAAGGGGCGAGCGACCGTCCTGCgtccgcgcacgcggcgcatgTCCTCGGCTGTGAGACTCTTGCGCCGCTGGCAGCTGAAACGGCGTGGCTGTCCCTGTCTCCCGAAGAAGGAAAGGGCCTGGGACAGGAGGAAATGATTGTTAATCAGGCCTCCGGTATTAATGCCGATCTGCCTTCTGGCTCTACGGGGTCacgaggcctgcgcagcaAGGGGCCTAAGGGGCTGCCGGTGCGCGAGTCCGAGGAACTGGACGCGCGTGCCCGTCCTCCGCGAGCAGACAGCGCGAATCTaagagcggctgctgcacacAACGATCAGCCAGAGAAAGGAAGTCGTGATCGCGTGAGCGGAGCGGAGGACGGAGGTTCACTAGCCACCCGTCATGCATCAGTGGACTGTGAGGAGACTCCAGGTGCAGTTCAGGCCACGCAGTCTCGGAATCTTGTACCGACGCGAGCAGAGGACTGCAAGGACGAAGATTCAAGCGGCAAACGCGCCGAAGGGGACGAAAAGACTGAGATGAGGCCACAAGAAGGATTCAATAATGAAACCCAGACTCAGATCTCGCCTCCGAAGTCGCTCTTGCCCATGCTGACCAACCTCCTTCAAACGCAGCAGCCCCTCCTGCAGCGCTTGCTGGAGCAGCTTCAAGACAGCAAGGGCCTTCCAGGCGACtccgagcgaggagacaaggAGTTGCCATCAGTCTCTGCTCCCCTCGCTGCTCGGGCGTCTGGGCAGGGACTCCACAAACCGCCGACCGTTCTGGATCGCGAAAGCAAATTTCCATCaacagcgcatgcagacactTGCGGTGAGACTCGAGCTGCCCAGGGCTCCGgggcgcacgcagccgcgggccCGTCTGAGAACGCCAGCGCTCTTCCTCAGGGTGTTCCTTCCCTCGCTGATATGCAAGGGcactccgcggcggcttcccTGACTGCGGAGTGGAGCTGTGCCgttgcagcgcctcgcgaagaaggcggcctGCCTGCCGCACAAGGTCGAAGGAGGCCTGCGGAGCGACAGGAAGGGCACCAGCTGTCAGCCGCGCACTCTGCGGAAAGCGCGCGGGTAAGCGGACAAGACAGACGCGAAGACTACACTGAAGCGGAGGCAGTTCTCACGCAGAAGCAGCAAGAAGAccgagcggaggcgcccccGAGGGTGCACCCTGCACCTGCAGGCACCGCACAGGACGAGCAGCTGATGGACGTTCCCGACGAGGGGATCAGAGAGAACGTCGACCGGCTGAATACCTCTGAGTTGGAGGGCGAAAGGAGAGGGCCAGAAGGGCTTTTTCGAGGCAAGATAGAAGATGGGCAGCTGCCTGGTGGAGGTACACTTCCGGAGGAGGGTCGCCCA
- a CDS encoding putative ribosomal protein s6-2 (encoded by transcript BESB_068370): MVFYETFVLLSKRMQRADIRQVLKQQQTLIEKHSGSMLAVRDLGWRKTAFRIIKPRQGIFWFGRLFYFSFGTNPAAIVEMSQALQSTNGVLRHTTTRMKKRHNLMTYNHYIHARD; the protein is encoded by the exons ATGGTATTTTACGAGACTTTCGTGCTATTGTCCAAGCGTATGCAACGCGCGGACATTCGCCAAGTTCTCAAGCAGCAACAGACTCTCATTGAAAAACACAGCGGCAGTATGCTGGCTGTTCGCGACCTTGGCTGGAGGAAAACTGCTTTCAG AATCATCAAGCCACGCCAAGGTATTTTCTGGTTCGGACGTCTCTTTTACTTCTCCTTCGGCACGAACCCGGCAGCGATCGTGGAGATGTCTCAGGCGCTTCAGTCGACCAATGGCGTCTTGAGGCATACGACGACGCGCATGAAGAAACGACACAACTTAATGACTTACAACCATTACATTCATGCCAGAGACTGA
- a CDS encoding flagellar associated protein (encoded by transcript BESB_068380) → MSPQAKTNGGSRGEAAAPRGAKALAPNEKEQLQTDAKKAYLQEHAKSTKQAATHSQNKVVANWLPVMRAVKLQELRKDVDDYISNCEVKAERKDAQLEMKDLDLDDAEDHQSTIIASHKINISKLIQLQEARIQKLEQSFRDHLSFLQQQFQEDIRGISNAHGSFKHELELIIQQIENEERVRAHEETTEHNTQYELTRNRNIESDHQLKSALDEQIDRLKGRCDTALQNHRASTDANAQEYKKLLQQDVSLSKQLNIKLKQVERLQAATAHWKAKLAQNKQECESRNGQMKGEIQQLRRHCKEMKARMNRARQCDKQRLIDLSKYSRECKTKLAEQLKIAERILRTAELCRKFETHREKVAPLPAPQHYAADDVAWNEVSESLKEEILEVLGDDGIDEWNYLDNFFKRYNKVLLDKIAFEKQKKLVEDQTDKLRIQLDNFIASVSVTDDTMRKPNSLLLVNPAVSRQPLASSTQLPPVRLKLSTGRSSPGGQSAQKEVARCANGPAIEP, encoded by the exons ATGTCCCCACAGGCCAAAACTAATGGAGGTTCTAGAGGCGAAGCTGCCGCCCCCAGAGGCGCCAAAGCGCTAGCGCCCAACGAAaaggagcagctgcagactgATGCAAAAAAAGCATACCTCCAG GAGCATGCGAAAAGCACGAAGCAGGCCGCCACTCACAGCCAGAACAAGGTGGTTGCAAATTGGCTTCCTGTTATGAGGGCCGTGAAG CTTCAAGAGCTAAGAAAGGACGTCGACGACTACATCTCGAACTGCGAAGTAAAGGCAGAACGGAAAGACGCCCAGCTGGAAATGAAGGACCTCGACTTGGATGATGCAGAAGATCACCAAAGTACTATAATAGCCTCTCATAAAATCAATATCAGTAAACTTATTCAGCTGCAGGAGGCACGGATACAAAAGTTGGAGCAGTCATTCAGGGACCATCTCTCGTTCCTTCAACAGCAGTTCCAAGAGGACATAAGAGGCATCAGTAACGCCCACGGTTCGTTCAAGCATGAGCTAGAGCTTATTATTCAGCAG ATCGAAAATGAAGAAAGAGTTCGGGCTCATGAAGAAACGACCGAACACAATACTCAGTACGAGTTGACCCGCAACAGAAACATCGAGTCAGACCATCAGCTGAAATCGGCTCTAGATGAACAGATTGATCGTTTGAAGGGACGCTGCGATACAGCTCTTCAGAACCATAGAGCGAGCACAGACGCAAATGCTCAGGAGTACAAGAAACTTCTACAGCAAGACGTGTCCCTATCAAAACAACTCAATATCAAGTTAAAGCAAGTTGAGAGGCTGCAGGCAGCCACTGCACACTGGAAGGCAAAACTTGCCCAAAATAAGCAG GAGTGCGAGTCCCGTAACGGGCAGATGAAGGGCGAGATCCAACAGCTGCGGCGACACTGCAAGGAGATGAAGGCAAGAATGAACCGAGCGAG ACAATGCGACAAACAGAGACTAATTGACCTCTCAAAATATAGTCGGGAATGCAAGACGAAACTCGCTGAGCAGCTGAAGATAGCGGAAAGAATCCTCCGGACAGCAGAACTCTGCAG GAAATTcgagacacacagagagaaggTCGCCCCCCTGCCAGCACCGCAGCACTACGCAGCGGATGATGTGGCCTGGAATGAGGTCAGCGAGTCACTCAAAGAAGAAATTCTG GAAGTACTGGGAGACGACGGTATCGACGAATGGAACTATCTGGACAATTTCTTCAAGCGCTACAACAAGGTTCTCCTGGACAA AATAGCCTTTGAGAAGCAAAAGAAACTAGTTGAAGACCAGACCGACAAATTGAGGATTCAGCTCGACAATTTTATCGCCAGCGTTTCCGTCACTGATGACACAATGCGGAAGCCGAATTCGTTGCTTCTGGTCAATCCAGCTGTCTCGCGGCAGCCACTTGCCTCTTCGACTCAACTTCCCCCGGTCAGACTGAAACTAAGCACAGGTCGCAGCAGTCCCGGCGGCCAGTCCGCGCAGAAGGAAGTTGCACGTTGCGCTAATGGACCAGCCATCGAACCATGA